The following nucleotide sequence is from Chthonomonas sp..
CTTCAGGTTGCACTTGCGGCAGCAAGCCACCAAATTGTCCCAGGATTGCGGCCCACCCATCCACCTCGGGATCACGTGGTCGATGGTCAAGTCCTTGCCCCTGATCCCGCAGTACTGGCAAGTATAGGCATCCCGCGCGAGGACGCTGTGCCTCGAAAGTCTCAGTTGTGGCAACGGTCTCCGAACGTGGTAGCGCATCTTCACGATCGAAGGTGCGTTCATCGCTCCGCGTGCTGTGCCGATGTTGCGTGTTGATGCCTCAAGCACTTCGGCTTTCCCAAGCAGGATGAGCGCCATGGCTCGGCGAATATTGCACACGTTCAGTGGCTCGTAGTCAGAGTTTAGAAGCAGTACCTCATGAGCAGACACGGTGATGTCCTCCAAGGGTTCCGACGCCGCGAATGAGACGCGCCGGGCGATCGGGGGTCATGGGTTGCGAGTCCGGCGACACATGATTTCGCGCCCTGGCAACCTTGCGGTGAGTGAGCAGAGAGGCACTAAAAAGGCCCGCAGACGAACATCTCCGAGCACTGACACACGAGTACGCGACTACACTTATCATGGTGTCGGTCCACGTCTGCTCCCAACGTATCCGGAAGCCTGTTGAATGGCGTGCATCAAGCATGTGCTTCTATCGTACTAACGATAGTCTCCAACAAAAAGCCGCAATCCGAGCGAGAATTGATCGAAGTTGCAGCGTTGTTTCGGGCAAGTGATCGAATTTTGCGAACAAAATTGTAGCGATGGACGGAGTGATCCGTCGAAACTGCCGAGGGAAACACTACATGCACTCTAACTCGAAACTCTTTAGGGCCGTTCTTGTGGCCGCGCTCGCCGTCGCCGCTTCCTGCACCGCCTTCGCCAACTTTGCGCGCGAGTTTGGCGTGGCCGATCTCCAAAAGATGGTGAAGGAGCTCGAACCGTTCTGCCCCCGGAATCCCGATTACTTGTATCCGATCCTTTGCGAAGTGGAGCAGAACCCCGAGCCGAACGCCTACGCCACCATCAGGGAGCAAGAGGGCAAGAAGCCCCAAGCCGTGATGGTTGTCCAGACTGGGATTCTTGACTTTGTGAATAACGACCTGGGGATGCTCCGCGCAGTCGTAGCTCACGAGATGTCGCACCTCAGCAAGGGCCATGCATTGGACAAAACGCGCTATGCGAGCGACGATCTGTACGTGCTGTACACCCGCCAGCAGGAGTACGAAGCGGACGTCATGGGCGCCTCAATGCTTCAGCGCGCTGGATTTGGCAAGCAATCCATGCTGGATCTCTTCGACCTTTTCGAGAAACAGGGTCGCAAAGAGATTCCGCGCATCATCGGAATGACGAACGATCACGCCGACCCCAAAGCTCGCGCGGCGGAAATCACCCAGAACCCGATCGTTCTTAAGTCGCTTCTGGAATACGACGCGGGCCTGGCGATGATCGAGACCCGTAAGTTCGAGCAGGCCGTCGGCGCGTTCGAGCGAGCGCTGGCCAAAGAGCCGAATCTGAAGGACGCACTCGTGATGGCGGGCCAAGCGGCGCTGATGGACTATTACGACCGGCTCCCCGGCAACCTGACCGTGAACTACTTCCGACCCGACTTTGGCCCGGTCATCCAGAACCCCACGGTTTCTGCCAAGGCCGCGAGTCAAGCGACAGATGCCGACCGAATGCGGTACGACCGCGCGGTGAGCACCATCGCGAAAGCTGCCGCCGCACTCCCCGCGAACATTCGCGTTCGGGAGCTCTCCGCACTCGCGCTTGTCCTGGACCCCGATCAGACCGCCAGCAAGCTCGCCGCCGGTGTCAAAGAGATGGAAACGCTGCTCAAATCTGCCCTAACGGTCGCAGACAAGGTTCGATACACGAACAATATCGCGCTTGGCCTTCAGCGTCAAAACAAGCTTAAGGAGGCATCGACGC
It contains:
- a CDS encoding M48 family metallopeptidase, yielding MHSNSKLFRAVLVAALAVAASCTAFANFAREFGVADLQKMVKELEPFCPRNPDYLYPILCEVEQNPEPNAYATIREQEGKKPQAVMVVQTGILDFVNNDLGMLRAVVAHEMSHLSKGHALDKTRYASDDLYVLYTRQQEYEADVMGASMLQRAGFGKQSMLDLFDLFEKQGRKEIPRIIGMTNDHADPKARAAEITQNPIVLKSLLEYDAGLAMIETRKFEQAVGAFERALAKEPNLKDALVMAGQAALMDYYDRLPGNLTVNYFRPDFGPVIQNPTVSAKAASQATDADRMRYDRAVSTIAKAAAALPANIRVRELSALALVLDPDQTASKLAAGVKEMETLLKSALTVADKVRYTNNIALGLQRQNKLKEASTRLWTLMSSLDSPDAYNPAAAENLGAWPLPSVDKKSAPVLAETLAIWLETSHPGNLNYAKVLKQYQEFCTKNGLTAEPDIEGNFGLTRVVSVHVDGNDLVMLMPVTDIVKMLGKAEVFGTYNPSYKEFGEMRWSSGEILIMVDRGQPFRITSYKLGSYVDITPADTFSQDALRITVGQAVADLKWLPLDELPDINLVRSATVETWKYLPGLGLAVCVEKDKIKGVSVVPFGDYDQQ
- a CDS encoding HNH endonuclease — translated: MSAHEVLLLNSDYEPLNVCNIRRAMALILLGKAEVLEASTRNIGTARGAMNAPSIVKMRYHVRRPLPQLRLSRHSVLARDAYTCQYCGIRGKDLTIDHVIPRWMGGPQSWDNLVACCRKCNLKKGDKTPTQAKMKLKTNPRRPHFIPYISLPAYLKAVAREEWLFYLPIFEGFMKEGHA